From a single Labrenzia sp. PHM005 genomic region:
- a CDS encoding quinone-dependent dihydroorotate dehydrogenase has translation MSVTWLEQAAQKGLQLLDAETAHRVTVLGLKSGLVPGRKIASDPRLAVNLWDLKFPNPLGMAAGFDKNGEVPDELLKLGFGFAEAGSVTPRAQAGNPRPRVFRLPGDQGVINRYGFNNEGHDALRARLTVRAGKPGVLGINVGANKDADDRIADYVAGIHAFSEFASYFAVNISSPNTPGLRDLQARSALADLLSGVMAARDENIAKSGRQVPVLLKIAPDVVAEDLEDIVEEVLDKKVDGLIVSNTTISREGLSGTGPYQETGGLSGRPLFRKSTIMLAKARRLAGPDLPIIGVGGIDSAETAWTKIAAGADLLQLYSSLVFKGPALIDEILTGLIAKLNETGLASLREARDANVDAWASENP, from the coding sequence ATGAGTGTGACTTGGTTGGAACAAGCGGCCCAAAAAGGTCTTCAGCTTTTGGACGCGGAAACCGCTCACCGCGTGACAGTACTGGGGTTAAAGAGTGGACTGGTTCCGGGCAGGAAAATCGCTTCAGATCCACGGCTTGCTGTGAACCTATGGGATCTCAAGTTTCCCAATCCGCTTGGTATGGCAGCCGGGTTCGATAAGAACGGCGAAGTGCCCGATGAGTTGCTCAAACTCGGCTTCGGCTTTGCCGAGGCCGGATCGGTGACCCCGCGGGCGCAAGCCGGCAATCCGAGACCGCGGGTGTTCCGTTTGCCGGGCGATCAGGGGGTGATCAACCGGTATGGTTTTAACAACGAGGGCCATGATGCACTGCGCGCCCGGCTCACTGTCCGGGCTGGCAAACCGGGGGTTCTTGGTATCAATGTCGGCGCGAACAAAGATGCCGATGACCGGATTGCGGACTATGTCGCCGGAATACATGCGTTTTCAGAATTCGCGTCGTATTTCGCGGTCAATATTTCCTCTCCCAACACTCCCGGATTGCGGGATTTGCAGGCGCGCTCGGCACTCGCAGATCTTTTGAGTGGCGTTATGGCCGCGAGAGACGAAAACATTGCCAAGTCCGGCCGGCAAGTGCCGGTTTTGCTGAAGATTGCACCCGATGTGGTCGCTGAAGATCTTGAAGATATCGTCGAAGAGGTACTGGACAAGAAGGTCGACGGCTTGATTGTTTCCAACACCACGATCTCCCGGGAGGGGTTGAGTGGCACGGGGCCTTATCAGGAAACCGGCGGACTTTCCGGCCGGCCACTGTTCCGCAAATCAACCATCATGCTGGCAAAGGCACGCAGACTCGCAGGCCCGGATTTGCCGATCATCGGCGTTGGCGGCATCGACAGCGCGGAGACGGCGTGGACGAAGATTGCGGCGGGTGCTGACCTGCTGCAGCTCTATTCATCCCTGGTCTTCAAGGGCCCGGCTTTGATTGACGAAATCCTGACCGGTCTGATTGCCAAGCTCAATGAAACCGGACTTGCGTCCTTACGGGAAGCCCGGGACGCCAATGTTGATGCCTGGGCGTCCGAAAATCCTTGA
- a CDS encoding DUF952 domain-containing protein — protein METRSSKSSKYMEQVLRMSVIFKIVPKTMWQDAETAGVFKGAPVDLADGFIHFSSAEQVRETAAKHFAGQTDLLIAAFDTAAFGEALKWEPSRGGALFPHLYEDLDPTSALWVKELPVDGDGAHQFPELDA, from the coding sequence ATGGAAACCCGATCGAGCAAGTCCTCAAAGTACATGGAGCAAGTGCTGCGGATGTCGGTGATTTTTAAAATCGTGCCAAAAACAATGTGGCAGGACGCCGAAACGGCGGGAGTTTTTAAAGGAGCTCCTGTAGATCTGGCCGACGGTTTCATTCATTTCTCCAGCGCTGAACAAGTCCGGGAGACCGCCGCCAAGCATTTTGCCGGACAAACGGATCTTCTGATCGCAGCCTTTGATACTGCGGCTTTCGGAGAGGCTCTAAAATGGGAACCTTCCCGGGGCGGAGCCTTGTTTCCCCACCTTTACGAAGACCTCGATCCAACGTCGGCTTTGTGGGTTAAAGAGTTGCCGGTAGATGGCGATGGGGCCCATCAATTTCCGGAGCTGGATGCATGA
- a CDS encoding helix-turn-helix transcriptional regulator: MLSHEKVWAAIDALASHNGLSPSGLARRAGLDPTTFNRSKRVAGDGRPRWPSTESLAKILEATGEGLKSFAARVETPDRVTSPALPKVPFAGLSDVTEQAAFDPTGQPQGTLWETVTFPAADNQSVFALQVSGDNLLPLYRQGDVIIVAPSSAVSRGDRIIIKPSEDHLAVYTLLQRTPERLNVQTIGDKPEKIAFEHSAIEWTARIIWASQ, translated from the coding sequence ATGCTGTCGCATGAAAAAGTTTGGGCGGCGATTGACGCTTTGGCGTCTCACAATGGCTTGTCGCCATCAGGCTTAGCGCGGCGAGCTGGCCTCGACCCAACCACATTCAACCGCTCCAAACGAGTTGCAGGAGATGGACGCCCGCGCTGGCCGTCCACAGAGTCCCTTGCAAAAATCCTGGAAGCAACGGGCGAAGGATTAAAAAGCTTCGCGGCACGTGTTGAAACACCGGACAGAGTAACATCGCCGGCACTTCCCAAGGTACCCTTCGCTGGACTTTCGGATGTTACCGAGCAGGCTGCTTTCGATCCCACCGGCCAACCGCAGGGGACGCTATGGGAGACAGTGACGTTTCCGGCAGCGGATAACCAAAGCGTTTTTGCATTGCAAGTCTCCGGCGACAACCTGTTGCCGCTTTATAGGCAAGGCGATGTTATTATCGTTGCGCCATCTTCTGCGGTCAGCCGCGGCGACCGGATTATCATAAAACCTTCCGAGGACCACCTTGCTGTCTACACTCTCCTTCAGCGAACGCCGGAGAGATTGAACGTTCAGACAATCGGGGACAAGCCTGAGAAGATTGCATTTGAACACTCGGCAATCGAATGGACTGCCCGTATCATTTGGGCAAGCCAGTAA
- a CDS encoding thermonuclease family protein has product MKIRPLLIPLAVVGAFGGTVAWLVLADPPPPPDTSGRVDAPQAAETKVEAPSTKQSEPATAQAGTATSAVPPPDEIRDVSPEGVSAPEVTGNLTRIEPSERFLELMNPPVEPIPEGPLNLVHVEVLDGGHLKAGQLTVKLAHIDPLPLDATCKTEMGASWPCGTRARTFLRGLVRRFKVTCSKEEDLAPQKITAECQRGKIDLGKQLVRFGWAKPLDTAPEGLKELAEEAKAEEIGQWQTDWYSDLPESNWADQTGQEPLTAEDLAPDVIDWSLRTFQGDATTLLDDPVPEEDLLTDELPEQ; this is encoded by the coding sequence ATGAAGATCCGCCCGCTATTGATCCCCCTTGCCGTTGTCGGCGCTTTCGGTGGCACAGTCGCCTGGCTGGTCCTTGCCGATCCGCCGCCTCCACCAGACACATCTGGCAGGGTTGATGCGCCACAAGCGGCTGAGACCAAAGTGGAAGCTCCATCCACAAAACAGTCAGAACCCGCGACCGCTCAAGCGGGCACGGCAACGTCAGCAGTCCCACCACCAGATGAAATCCGGGACGTATCTCCAGAAGGTGTTTCTGCGCCAGAAGTCACCGGAAACCTGACCCGGATTGAACCTTCCGAGCGCTTCCTGGAACTCATGAACCCTCCGGTCGAACCGATTCCAGAGGGGCCGTTGAACCTGGTCCATGTCGAGGTTTTGGACGGTGGGCATCTAAAAGCCGGGCAATTGACGGTGAAGCTCGCACATATCGACCCGTTGCCTCTGGACGCGACATGCAAGACCGAGATGGGGGCATCGTGGCCGTGTGGCACACGGGCAAGGACCTTTTTACGCGGGCTTGTCCGGCGGTTCAAAGTGACTTGTTCCAAAGAAGAAGACTTGGCCCCTCAGAAAATCACAGCTGAATGCCAACGGGGAAAAATTGACCTGGGCAAACAACTTGTCCGCTTTGGCTGGGCAAAACCGCTAGACACTGCGCCAGAGGGACTGAAAGAACTGGCCGAAGAAGCAAAGGCGGAAGAAATCGGACAATGGCAGACCGACTGGTATTCCGACCTTCCGGAGAGCAACTGGGCCGATCAAACCGGTCAGGAACCGCTCACGGCTGAAGATCTTGCTCCTGATGTCATCGACTGGAGCCTTCGCACGTTCCAAGGCGATGCAACGACCCTTTTGGATGACCCCGTTCCTGAAGAAGACCTGCTGACTGACGAATTGCCTGAGCAATAG
- a CDS encoding lysine--tRNA ligase has translation MTDQSLSPLDLSQDFVEAAAKSKAWPFEEARKLVKRIEKRDPQKPVLFETGYGPSGLPHIGTFGEVARTTMVRTAFRVLTEDKIPTRLICFSDDMDGMRKIPENVPDKAALEPYLQMPLTVVPNPFGGDYESFGHHNNAMLRRFLDTFGFDYEFASATEYYKSGKFDEILLRAAERYQKLMDVMLPTLGEERRATYSPFLPISPTSGRVLYVPMKEVNAKDGTISFTDEDGQDITLPVTGGNVKLQWKPDFGARWAALDVDFEMFGKDHGPNMAVYDKICKVLGGTAPEHYVYELFLDDKGEKISKSKGNGLSIDEWLTYAPTESLSLYMFQKPRTAKRLFFDVIPKAVDEYYTFAQKYAQMPVEQKLQNPAWHIHSGNIPEIELPVPFAMLLNLVSASNAHSKDVLWAFISRYAPGVTADTHPELDALVGYAIRYFDDFVKPNKSFKTPDDVERQALEQLDAKLADLPEDADGAAIQDAVLDVARAIERYQDPKKKGPDGGPGVSVAWFSALYQLLLGQEKGPRFGSFVALYGISETREMIAKALAGELSA, from the coding sequence ATGACCGACCAATCCCTGTCTCCGCTTGACCTTTCGCAAGACTTTGTCGAGGCGGCCGCCAAATCCAAGGCCTGGCCATTCGAAGAAGCGCGAAAACTGGTCAAACGGATCGAAAAACGGGATCCGCAGAAACCGGTCCTGTTTGAAACGGGTTATGGTCCGTCCGGTCTGCCGCATATCGGCACCTTCGGCGAGGTGGCCCGCACAACGATGGTGCGCACGGCATTCCGCGTTTTGACAGAAGACAAGATCCCAACTCGGTTGATCTGTTTTTCCGATGACATGGACGGGATGCGCAAGATTCCGGAAAATGTGCCGGACAAAGCGGCGTTGGAGCCTTACCTGCAAATGCCGCTCACCGTCGTGCCGAACCCGTTCGGCGGCGATTATGAGAGCTTTGGCCACCACAACAACGCCATGCTGCGCCGGTTCCTGGATACGTTTGGCTTTGATTACGAATTCGCCAGTGCGACCGAGTACTACAAATCCGGCAAGTTTGATGAGATCCTGCTACGGGCGGCAGAACGCTATCAAAAGCTGATGGACGTGATGCTACCAACGCTTGGGGAAGAGCGCCGCGCGACCTATTCACCGTTCCTGCCAATTTCACCGACCTCCGGCCGGGTGCTTTATGTGCCGATGAAAGAGGTGAACGCCAAGGACGGCACGATCAGCTTCACCGATGAAGACGGTCAGGACATCACACTGCCGGTCACAGGCGGCAATGTGAAGCTGCAATGGAAGCCGGACTTTGGTGCGCGCTGGGCAGCGCTTGATGTCGACTTTGAAATGTTCGGCAAGGACCACGGTCCAAACATGGCTGTTTATGACAAGATCTGTAAGGTTCTCGGCGGAACCGCGCCGGAACATTACGTCTACGAGCTGTTTTTGGACGACAAGGGTGAGAAGATCTCCAAGTCGAAGGGCAACGGCCTGTCGATTGACGAGTGGCTGACCTACGCGCCGACCGAGAGCCTGTCGCTCTACATGTTCCAGAAGCCGCGCACGGCAAAACGGCTGTTCTTCGACGTGATCCCAAAGGCCGTCGACGAGTATTACACGTTTGCCCAGAAATACGCGCAGATGCCGGTGGAGCAGAAACTGCAGAACCCGGCTTGGCACATTCATTCGGGCAACATTCCCGAGATTGAATTGCCGGTGCCGTTTGCCATGCTGCTCAATCTGGTGTCGGCCTCCAACGCGCACAGCAAGGATGTTCTCTGGGCCTTTATCTCCCGCTATGCACCTGGTGTGACTGCAGACACCCATCCGGAACTGGATGCGCTTGTAGGCTACGCGATCCGTTACTTTGACGACTTCGTCAAACCGAACAAGTCCTTCAAAACACCGGACGATGTCGAGCGGCAGGCGCTTGAGCAGCTTGACGCCAAGCTGGCCGATCTTCCAGAAGATGCCGATGGTGCGGCGATCCAAGATGCGGTTCTGGATGTCGCCCGTGCGATTGAGCGTTACCAGGATCCGAAAAAGAAAGGCCCGGATGGCGGCCCAGGTGTGTCAGTGGCCTGGTTCTCTGCGCTGTACCAACTGTTGCTGGGCCAGGAAAAGGGACCGCGGTTTGGGTCGTTCGTTGCACTTTACGGTATTTCTGAAACCCGCGAGATGATTGCCAAGGCGCTGGCCGGAGAGCTGTCCGCTTAA
- a CDS encoding tellurite resistance TerB family protein: MVIVSASDNSMTDNELATIGDMIKTLPVFKDYNPNNVIPAAQRCGDILQEDNGLFLVLELVGDILPPKLYDTAYALAVEVAAADLHVEKEELRLLQLLRDRFGLDKLTVAAIERGAIARHRTA, translated from the coding sequence ATGGTGATTGTATCGGCCTCCGATAACTCCATGACCGACAACGAGCTGGCAACGATCGGCGACATGATCAAAACCCTGCCGGTGTTCAAGGACTACAATCCGAACAATGTCATTCCGGCAGCTCAGCGCTGCGGCGACATCCTGCAGGAAGACAACGGCCTGTTCCTGGTGCTGGAACTTGTCGGCGACATCCTGCCGCCCAAACTCTACGACACGGCCTATGCGCTGGCAGTTGAAGTCGCAGCAGCTGATTTGCACGTTGAAAAAGAAGAACTGCGCCTTCTTCAGCTCCTGCGCGACCGGTTCGGCCTCGACAAACTCACAGTTGCCGCCATCGAGCGTGGCGCAATCGCCCGCCACAGGACAGCCTAA
- a CDS encoding S9 family peptidase, with the protein MRFARRRLFLWSIVSLVGGALLFFGFLFLSGLGDFDLSGYETQPISFEYDGFNVSGTLHRPEGKDPPVVLIVHGDGPQDRYSGGGYLPLIRVLLDNGIAVYSWDKPGVGASQGDWLDFSMQDRADLAEAALERLTSLLEIQNSAVGFLGFSQAGWVLPHLAQAKGRADFLVLVGGAIDWQRQGQYYTRKRLEAEGISSANIDAEIRKQSAHNQTLLGEGADYTAYRQSKISPSPMSEQRYQFVRKNWRSNATVPLKTATKPFLTVHGSEDLNVDPNFNSAQYRALLEHTHPANRFEVVAGATHGLLRASVFNYQRPDQMPVWAEFAFIALGREAYTPCAMDTIFTWIHQRAQETKPERQ; encoded by the coding sequence GTGCGTTTCGCACGACGGCGTCTTTTTCTTTGGTCCATCGTGTCCCTCGTCGGAGGGGCACTTTTGTTTTTTGGCTTTCTGTTTTTATCCGGACTCGGCGACTTTGATCTGTCCGGGTACGAAACGCAGCCGATCTCGTTTGAATACGATGGCTTCAATGTTTCAGGCACTTTGCACCGGCCGGAAGGAAAAGATCCGCCTGTTGTCTTGATTGTCCACGGTGACGGGCCGCAAGACCGGTATTCCGGAGGCGGATATCTGCCGCTGATCCGGGTGCTACTCGACAACGGAATCGCAGTCTATTCCTGGGACAAGCCGGGGGTCGGCGCTAGCCAAGGCGACTGGCTGGATTTTTCGATGCAAGACCGCGCAGACCTTGCCGAGGCAGCGCTTGAGCGTTTGACGTCTCTTCTGGAGATCCAGAATTCCGCCGTTGGATTCTTGGGCTTTTCGCAAGCAGGTTGGGTTTTGCCGCACCTTGCGCAGGCAAAAGGACGGGCTGATTTTCTGGTGCTTGTTGGCGGCGCCATTGATTGGCAGCGGCAGGGCCAGTATTACACCCGCAAGCGCTTGGAGGCGGAAGGAATTTCGTCAGCAAATATTGATGCCGAAATCCGCAAACAATCGGCCCATAACCAGACCCTCTTGGGAGAGGGTGCAGATTACACAGCGTACCGGCAATCAAAAATCTCGCCGTCACCAATGTCTGAACAGCGCTACCAGTTTGTCCGCAAAAACTGGCGGTCCAACGCTACTGTACCGCTCAAAACAGCGACCAAACCTTTCCTCACTGTTCACGGCAGCGAAGATCTAAACGTCGATCCGAATTTCAACTCGGCCCAATATCGCGCGTTGTTAGAGCACACCCATCCGGCGAACCGTTTCGAAGTCGTTGCCGGAGCCACCCACGGATTGCTGCGCGCCAGCGTTTTCAATTATCAGCGTCCCGATCAGATGCCGGTGTGGGCCGAATTTGCGTTTATCGCTTTAGGGCGGGAAGCCTATACTCCTTGCGCGATGGATACCATTTTCACTTGGATCCATCAGCGCGCTCAGGAAACCAAGCCAGAACGGCAATAG
- the apaG gene encoding Co2+/Mg2+ efflux protein ApaG codes for MSGSYRAITHSIEVSVEPYYLDDESKPEEQEYIWAYLVEIHNGGDQPVQLLSRYWMITDGLGRLEEVRGEGVVGEQPVIEPGETYEYSSYCPLATDSGIMAGSYEMERSDGSTFQVEVPAFSLDLPDTIRSLN; via the coding sequence GTGTCTGGCAGTTATCGCGCCATCACTCACAGCATCGAAGTCTCCGTCGAGCCGTATTACCTGGATGACGAGTCGAAGCCGGAAGAGCAAGAGTACATTTGGGCCTATCTGGTCGAGATCCACAATGGCGGAGATCAGCCGGTGCAGCTTTTGAGCCGGTATTGGATGATTACGGACGGCTTGGGTCGGCTGGAAGAAGTTCGCGGCGAAGGTGTTGTCGGCGAGCAGCCGGTGATTGAGCCTGGCGAGACCTACGAGTATTCGTCTTATTGTCCGCTGGCGACAGATTCCGGCATCATGGCAGGCTCTTATGAAATGGAGCGGTCGGATGGATCGACCTTTCAGGTCGAAGTACCTGCCTTTTCCCTGGATCTTCCAGACACGATCCGTAGCTTAAACTGA
- a CDS encoding CDP-alcohol phosphatidyltransferase family protein: MLDARIRPLINPPLTMFGLHLARVGVSANTITITGFGFGVLAAVAIAYGYTFAGFILIALNRFFDGLDGAVARANKKTDLGGYLDITLDFFFYGAIPIAFAFLSPETNALPAAALLASFYANGSAFLAFAIMAEKRRLSTSRHGVKSLYYLGGLAEGTETIALFLLMALFPAWFPVLAWTFAAICAVSACARVLISYHALKD; the protein is encoded by the coding sequence ATGTTAGACGCACGAATTCGCCCGCTGATAAATCCACCTTTGACCATGTTCGGGCTGCACCTGGCCCGTGTTGGCGTCAGCGCGAATACAATTACCATCACTGGATTCGGCTTTGGTGTTCTGGCCGCCGTGGCAATCGCCTATGGATATACATTTGCAGGATTTATCCTGATTGCGCTGAACCGGTTCTTCGATGGACTGGACGGGGCCGTTGCGCGCGCAAACAAAAAAACAGATCTCGGCGGTTATCTGGATATCACGCTCGATTTTTTCTTCTATGGCGCCATCCCGATTGCCTTTGCCTTCCTGTCTCCAGAGACCAATGCACTTCCGGCAGCCGCGTTGTTAGCAAGTTTTTACGCCAACGGATCGGCCTTTCTCGCCTTTGCCATCATGGCGGAAAAACGACGGCTTTCGACGTCCCGGCACGGTGTCAAATCGCTTTATTACCTGGGCGGGCTCGCAGAAGGCACAGAAACCATCGCGCTGTTTTTGCTGATGGCTCTTTTTCCTGCTTGGTTTCCGGTTCTCGCCTGGACGTTCGCAGCCATCTGCGCCGTCTCGGCTTGCGCGCGCGTCCTGATCAGCTACCACGCTCTGAAAGACTAA